A genomic window from Cupriavidus metallidurans CH34 includes:
- a CDS encoding HutD/Ves family protein translates to MKFGLDRIVPTPWKNGGGTTREIAVWPPGAGMDTFDWRISVADIAMDGPFSAFPGIDRQIVLIDGAGVHLQAHDDSFCHKLRHLGEPFAFSGDSAVHATLVDGPTRDFNVMTRRGVCRAEVRLMRQAFTADPTDATVLILVLRGAWDCGDGQHMTAGDGIVMVPGAPAVTMIHDEMSALCLRVALHKEPVR, encoded by the coding sequence ATGAAGTTTGGACTCGACAGGATCGTGCCGACGCCGTGGAAGAACGGTGGCGGCACCACGCGCGAAATCGCCGTATGGCCGCCGGGCGCGGGCATGGATACGTTCGACTGGCGCATCAGCGTGGCCGATATCGCCATGGACGGGCCGTTCTCGGCGTTTCCGGGTATCGACCGACAGATCGTGCTGATCGACGGGGCTGGCGTGCATCTGCAGGCTCACGACGATTCGTTTTGCCACAAGCTCAGGCACCTCGGCGAGCCGTTCGCATTTTCCGGCGATAGCGCCGTCCACGCGACGCTGGTTGACGGCCCGACGCGCGACTTCAATGTCATGACGCGTCGCGGCGTTTGCCGCGCGGAGGTTCGACTGATGCGTCAGGCGTTCACCGCCGACCCCACCGACGCCACGGTGCTGATCCTGGTGCTGCGCGGCGCATGGGATTGTGGCGACGGCCAGCACATGACGGCTGGCGACGGCATCGTGATGGTGCCCGGAGCGCCGGCCGTCACGATGATTCACGATGAGATGTCCGCGCTGTGTCTGCGCGTGGCCTTGCATAAGGAACCGGTCCGATGA
- the loiP gene encoding metalloprotease LoiP, whose translation MIRLTATTAAVACAALLAGCAGANMDSLTQAGTSMFSAATLSDANVKQLSDQSCAQMDKQNTLATPDSTYSKRLVKIMSGLQNTGLPLDAKVYMTKDVNAWAMANGCVRVYSGLMDMMSDDEVRGVLGHEIGHVALGHTKSAMQVAYSTAAARGLLGSTGNATLTALSSSQLGALGEQLVNAQFSQRQESQADDYSFDLLTKNGANRQALVTAFQKLAKLDGGQSSMLSSHPGSAARAQHIQDRIASGK comes from the coding sequence ATGATCCGACTTACCGCCACAACCGCGGCCGTCGCCTGCGCCGCACTACTGGCTGGCTGCGCCGGCGCCAATATGGATAGCCTCACCCAGGCTGGCACCAGCATGTTCTCGGCCGCCACACTCAGTGATGCCAACGTCAAGCAACTGTCCGACCAGTCCTGCGCCCAGATGGACAAGCAGAACACGCTGGCCACGCCGGACAGCACCTATTCGAAACGGCTCGTGAAAATCATGAGCGGTCTGCAGAACACCGGGCTGCCGCTCGATGCGAAGGTCTACATGACCAAGGATGTCAACGCGTGGGCCATGGCCAATGGTTGCGTGCGGGTCTATAGCGGGCTGATGGACATGATGAGTGACGACGAAGTACGCGGCGTGCTCGGTCACGAGATCGGCCACGTGGCGCTGGGCCATACCAAGTCGGCAATGCAGGTGGCCTATTCCACCGCCGCCGCGCGTGGACTGCTCGGTTCGACGGGCAACGCCACGTTGACCGCGCTGTCGTCGTCGCAGTTGGGCGCGCTCGGCGAGCAGCTCGTCAATGCGCAGTTCTCGCAGCGGCAGGAGAGCCAGGCCGATGACTACTCGTTCGACCTGCTCACCAAGAACGGCGCCAACCGCCAGGCGCTTGTCACGGCATTCCAGAAACTGGCCAAGCTCGATGGCGGCCAGTCGAGCATGCTGAGTTCGCACCCCGGTTCGGCTGCGCGCGCACAGCATATTCAGGACCGGATCGCCAGCGGGAAGTAG
- the hutC gene encoding histidine utilization repressor, with protein MNQSASQAPTPTNATAPAALYRQVKEYIARQIQSGVWKPGDRVPSEQELVNRFSVSRMTVNRALRELSEQGRVVRVAGVGTFVAEQKPQSTLLSVVNLQDEIRMRGHDYACDVILVERVSAPIEVAAALELHTGESVYHSVCVHREDGVPVQLEDRYVNPRVAPDFINQDFSGTKPGEYLLRNVPYDQVEHVVDAISATPEQAAQLEMPPTQPCLLLTRRTWTNGVPVTFVRCLHPGNRYRLGSRFRADGNPAFG; from the coding sequence ATGAACCAGTCCGCCAGCCAGGCACCCACCCCGACCAACGCCACCGCGCCTGCCGCGCTATATCGGCAGGTCAAGGAATACATCGCGCGCCAGATCCAGAGCGGCGTGTGGAAACCCGGTGACCGCGTGCCGTCCGAGCAGGAGCTCGTGAACCGCTTCTCGGTATCGCGGATGACGGTCAATCGCGCGCTGCGCGAATTGTCGGAGCAGGGCAGGGTGGTGCGCGTGGCTGGTGTGGGGACGTTCGTGGCCGAGCAGAAGCCGCAGTCGACGCTGCTTTCCGTGGTCAACCTGCAGGACGAGATCCGTATGCGTGGGCATGACTACGCGTGCGACGTGATCCTGGTGGAGCGCGTCTCCGCGCCGATCGAGGTCGCCGCCGCACTGGAGTTGCACACGGGCGAGTCGGTGTACCACTCGGTTTGTGTGCATCGCGAGGACGGCGTGCCAGTTCAGCTCGAAGACCGCTACGTGAACCCGCGCGTGGCGCCAGATTTCATCAACCAGGATTTCAGCGGCACCAAGCCCGGCGAATACCTGTTGCGCAATGTGCCGTACGACCAGGTGGAGCATGTGGTCGATGCGATCTCCGCCACGCCCGAGCAGGCGGCGCAGCTTGAGATGCCCCCGACGCAGCCGTGCCTGCTGCTGACGCGCCGCACATGGACCAACGGCGTGCCGGTGACGTTCGTGCGTTGCCTGCACCCGGGCAACCGCTACCGGCTTGGCAGCCGCTTCCGTGCCGACGGCAATCCTGCCTTCGGCTGA
- a CDS encoding formimidoylglutamate deiminase: MTAVTSLFAPHALLPGGWARNVRLQWDAHGVLTSVTTDVAPAPGESQAAGPVLPGMPNLHSHAFQRGFAGLTEYRSVSQTADPAGGDSFWSWRALMYRFALRLSPDALEAIATQLYIEMLSAGYTSVCEFHYVHHDVDGKPYADPAEMSLRLLRAAQTAGIGMTLLPVLYQTAGFGGKPPQDDQRRFLNDTDAMLALLEKLAPHCAAYGARLGLAPHSLRAVPPHSLAQAVAHLHAMDATAPVHIHIAEQQKEVDECLATTGVRPVQWLLDHAPVDARWCLVHATHMDWDERRRLAHSGAVAGICPTTEANLGDGVFDAAPYLAQNGAWGIGSDSHASVSVAEELRLFEYGQRLAMQRRNVLASARHPQVADLVWLDAVAGGARASARPVAGLAVGQRADFVVLDGNHPTLAGLDGSRALATHVFASHGHETLAEVRTGGMCRVQHGVHPQQAEAGRLFAEARARLLAD, encoded by the coding sequence ATGACCGCAGTGACAAGCTTGTTTGCGCCGCACGCGTTGTTGCCCGGCGGGTGGGCACGCAATGTACGGCTGCAATGGGACGCCCACGGGGTGCTTACGTCGGTCACGACGGATGTGGCACCTGCCCCCGGAGAATCGCAAGCGGCAGGCCCGGTATTGCCCGGGATGCCGAATCTCCATTCCCATGCGTTCCAGCGCGGATTCGCGGGGCTCACCGAGTACCGCAGTGTCAGCCAGACCGCTGACCCGGCCGGTGGCGATTCGTTCTGGAGCTGGCGGGCGCTGATGTACCGTTTCGCGCTGCGCTTGTCACCCGATGCGCTGGAGGCCATCGCGACCCAGCTCTACATCGAGATGCTGAGCGCGGGCTATACGAGCGTGTGCGAGTTTCACTACGTTCATCACGATGTCGATGGCAAGCCGTATGCCGATCCGGCGGAGATGTCGCTGCGGCTGTTGCGCGCGGCGCAGACGGCGGGCATAGGCATGACGCTGCTGCCGGTGCTGTATCAGACAGCGGGCTTCGGCGGAAAGCCTCCGCAGGATGACCAGCGACGCTTCCTCAACGATACCGATGCGATGCTGGCGCTGCTGGAAAAGCTCGCGCCCCACTGCGCGGCCTATGGGGCGCGACTCGGCCTCGCGCCGCATTCTCTGCGTGCCGTGCCGCCGCACAGCCTGGCCCAGGCCGTCGCGCACCTGCACGCGATGGACGCGACGGCGCCCGTGCACATCCACATCGCCGAACAGCAGAAAGAGGTGGATGAATGTCTGGCGACCACGGGCGTGCGTCCCGTGCAGTGGCTGCTCGATCACGCGCCGGTGGATGCGCGCTGGTGCCTGGTCCATGCCACGCACATGGACTGGGACGAACGCCGGCGCCTGGCGCACAGCGGCGCGGTGGCGGGCATCTGTCCGACCACCGAGGCGAACCTTGGCGATGGCGTGTTCGACGCGGCGCCGTACCTTGCGCAGAACGGCGCATGGGGCATCGGCTCGGACAGCCATGCCAGCGTGAGCGTGGCCGAGGAACTGCGCCTGTTCGAATATGGCCAGCGCTTGGCCATGCAGCGGCGCAATGTGCTGGCATCGGCGCGGCATCCGCAGGTGGCGGATCTGGTCTGGCTCGATGCCGTGGCTGGCGGCGCGCGCGCGTCGGCGCGTCCGGTGGCGGGGCTGGCAGTGGGCCAGCGTGCCGACTTCGTCGTGCTGGATGGCAATCATCCGACGCTGGCTGGCCTGGACGGCTCGCGCGCGTTGGCCACGCACGTGTTTGCCAGCCACGGACATGAGACACTAGCGGAAGTCCGCACCGGCGGCATGTGCCGCGTGCAGCATGGCGTGCATCCGCAACAGGCGGAGGCGGGCCGGTTGTTCGCCGAGGCGCGTGCTCGCCTGCTGGCCGACTGA
- the hutH gene encoding histidine ammonia-lyase, whose amino-acid sequence MTMTQDSRPLLTLNPGHVSLDDLRRIHRGEVRLAMAESAWAGVRAAQATVQDIIDADAVVYGINTGFGKLAQSRIAHDKLAELQRNLVLSHSVGTGSDLSVDTVRLILAIKAVSLARGHSGVRPELIEALLALANHGVTPCIPAKGSVGASGDLAPLAHMSCTLIGVGDVYVDGQRVPAAQGLVHAGLAAFTLGPKEGLALLNGTQVSTALALAGLFAAEDAFAAGLVAGALSLEAIKGSVKPFDARIHAARGQAGQIAVAGAARAMLDGSEIVDSHKMCGRVQDPYSIRCQPQVMGACLDNLTHAARILRIEANAASDNPLVFSEQGDVVSGGNFHAESVAFAADIIALAIAEIGAISERRLALLLDTGLSGLPPFLVRDGGLNSGFMIAQVTAAALASENKSLAHPSSVDSLPTSANQEDHVSMATYGARRLGEMAANTAVIVGIEAMAAAQGIEFHRPLKSSPLVEQELARIRARVAFVEADRYLAPDIEAMKQWVVQGDAGAGWPDAVREILPTNVGA is encoded by the coding sequence ATGACGATGACCCAAGATTCCCGACCGCTCCTGACGCTGAACCCCGGCCACGTGTCGCTGGATGACCTGCGCCGCATCCATCGTGGCGAAGTGCGACTGGCGATGGCGGAGTCGGCGTGGGCCGGCGTGCGTGCCGCGCAGGCCACCGTGCAGGACATCATCGACGCCGACGCGGTGGTCTATGGCATCAATACCGGCTTCGGCAAGCTTGCCCAGTCGCGCATCGCGCACGACAAGCTCGCCGAACTGCAACGCAATCTGGTGCTCTCGCACAGCGTGGGTACGGGCTCCGACCTGTCCGTCGATACCGTGCGGCTGATCCTGGCCATCAAGGCTGTCAGCCTCGCGCGTGGGCATTCGGGCGTGCGCCCCGAACTGATCGAAGCGCTGCTGGCGCTGGCCAACCACGGCGTGACGCCGTGCATCCCCGCCAAGGGCTCGGTCGGCGCATCGGGCGATCTGGCGCCGCTGGCCCATATGTCCTGCACGCTGATCGGCGTGGGCGATGTGTATGTCGACGGCCAGCGCGTGCCGGCTGCGCAGGGTCTGGTCCATGCGGGGCTCGCCGCCTTCACGCTGGGCCCGAAGGAAGGTCTGGCGCTGCTCAACGGCACGCAGGTTTCCACCGCTCTGGCCCTGGCCGGCCTGTTCGCCGCGGAGGACGCCTTCGCGGCCGGACTGGTGGCGGGCGCGCTGTCGCTCGAAGCGATCAAGGGATCGGTCAAGCCGTTCGATGCTCGCATTCACGCGGCACGCGGCCAGGCGGGCCAGATCGCCGTGGCCGGCGCGGCACGCGCGATGCTTGATGGCAGCGAGATCGTCGACTCGCACAAGATGTGCGGCCGGGTGCAGGACCCGTACTCGATCCGCTGCCAGCCGCAGGTGATGGGCGCGTGCCTGGACAACCTGACCCATGCCGCCCGCATCCTGCGCATCGAAGCCAACGCGGCATCCGACAATCCGCTGGTGTTCTCCGAACAGGGTGATGTGGTCTCCGGCGGCAACTTCCACGCGGAGTCGGTGGCCTTTGCCGCCGACATCATCGCACTGGCGATCGCCGAGATCGGCGCAATCTCGGAACGCCGCCTTGCGCTGCTGCTCGACACCGGCCTGTCGGGCCTGCCGCCGTTCCTGGTGCGCGATGGCGGCCTGAACTCCGGATTCATGATCGCGCAGGTCACGGCCGCGGCGTTGGCGTCCGAGAACAAGTCGCTGGCCCATCCGTCCAGCGTGGACAGCCTGCCCACTTCGGCCAACCAGGAGGACCATGTGTCGATGGCCACCTACGGCGCGCGCCGCCTGGGCGAGATGGCGGCCAACACCGCTGTGATCGTCGGCATCGAGGCGATGGCCGCCGCGCAGGGTATCGAATTTCATCGACCGCTCAAGTCGTCGCCGCTGGTGGAGCAGGAACTGGCGCGTATCCGCGCGCGCGTGGCGTTCGTCGAAGCCGATCGCTATCTCGCGCCGGACATCGAGGCCATGAAGCAGTGGGTGGTTCAAGGCGATGCGGGCGCGGGCTGGCCTGACGCCGTGCGGGAGATCTTGCCGACGAACGTCGGCGCATGA
- a CDS encoding site-specific integrase, whose translation MVDGHRVTGTFDTLDEARAYRNSKRAALALDPDARRVLDARVKRHEVKAATLSLALDRYEKEVSAKKKSAESEAHKITRLKRSKLAKMSLYRITADDVTAFLKDLKRDQPGPLQGQPLSDATKRKLVALLSHVFTIARKRWRMAVANPVADIELPSHGKSRKRRLEEGEEQRLLRELAKARQAAIVVPLVRLAIETAMRQGELLALEWKDLRIADTHGTAMLHDTKNGEPRIVPLNATACEILGAMPRPLKGGPVFPIKTAALRAIWEFACERASIEGLRFHDLRHEATSRLFELGLGRIEAASITGHKTLQVLKNYSHLRAEWLAQKMNQAASSQGLAARQL comes from the coding sequence ATGGTCGATGGCCACCGCGTCACGGGTACCTTTGACACACTGGATGAGGCCCGAGCCTATAGAAACAGTAAGCGTGCTGCCTTGGCACTCGATCCCGACGCGCGGCGCGTCTTGGATGCACGGGTGAAACGCCACGAGGTTAAGGCTGCCACGCTGTCGCTGGCCCTGGATAGATACGAGAAAGAGGTATCCGCCAAGAAGAAGTCGGCTGAGTCGGAGGCGCACAAGATCACCCGGCTCAAACGGAGCAAGCTGGCGAAGATGAGCCTTTACAGGATTACCGCAGATGACGTTACGGCCTTTCTCAAGGATTTGAAGCGAGACCAGCCAGGGCCATTGCAGGGCCAGCCGCTCTCTGACGCGACCAAGCGAAAGCTGGTTGCACTTCTCTCGCACGTCTTCACTATTGCTCGCAAGCGCTGGCGAATGGCAGTTGCAAATCCTGTTGCCGACATTGAGTTGCCGTCGCACGGGAAATCTCGAAAGCGACGTTTAGAAGAGGGGGAGGAGCAGCGTCTTCTAAGGGAACTTGCGAAGGCTCGGCAGGCGGCCATTGTTGTTCCGCTGGTTCGGTTAGCCATCGAAACTGCGATGCGCCAAGGGGAATTGCTTGCGCTGGAATGGAAGGACCTGCGGATCGCCGACACGCATGGAACGGCCATGCTGCATGACACTAAAAACGGAGAGCCGAGAATTGTGCCGCTGAATGCTACCGCGTGCGAAATTCTAGGTGCGATGCCACGCCCGCTGAAAGGAGGCCCTGTGTTCCCAATCAAAACAGCGGCGTTGCGGGCAATCTGGGAGTTCGCGTGCGAGCGGGCTTCCATTGAAGGGCTCAGATTTCACGACTTACGGCATGAAGCAACTAGCAGGCTCTTTGAGCTGGGGCTAGGACGTATTGAGGCAGCATCGATCACGGGGCACAAGACGCTGCAGGTTCTAAAAAATTACAGCCACCTCAGGGCTGAATGGCTAGCTCAGAAAATGAATCAAGCGGCGAGTTCTCAGGGCCTGGCGGCGCGGCAGCTATGA
- the hutU gene encoding urocanate hydratase: protein MNANEHQFTQTLRGPREIRAPHGSQLHCKNWLIEAAYRMIQNNLDPDVAERPQDLVVYGGIGKAARNWECFDAILDCLRRLGEDESLLVQSGKPVGVFRTHADAPRVLIANSNLVPHWANWDKFNELDRAGLMMYGQMTAGSWIYIGTQGIVQGTFETFAEAGNQHYNGDLTGKWILTAGLGGMGGAQPLAGVLAGACVLAIECQESRIDFRIRTRYLDKKATTLDEALAMIAEATKNGQAISVGLLGNAAEIVPELVRRAQAGGMRPDIVTDQTSAHDLVNGYLPEGWTVAQWEDLRQRDPKAVEAAARTSIVKHVEAMLAFQQMGVPTLDYGNNIRQVAFDEGVKNAFDFPGFVPAYIRPLFCRGKGPFRWVALSGDPEDIYKTDAKMKELFPEDKHLHRWLDMARDRIAFQGLPARICWVGLDERHRAGLAFNEMVKSGELKAPVVIGRDHLDCGSVASPNRETEAMRDGSDAVSDWPLLNALLNTAGGATWVSLHHGGGVGMGFSQHAGVVIVCDGTDAAAKRIERVLWNDPATGVMRHADAGYESAIECAKEKGLNLPMVNRT, encoded by the coding sequence ATGAACGCCAACGAACACCAATTCACCCAGACGCTGCGTGGCCCGCGGGAGATCCGCGCGCCGCATGGCAGCCAGCTTCACTGCAAGAACTGGCTGATCGAAGCCGCCTATCGCATGATCCAGAACAACCTCGACCCCGACGTGGCGGAGCGCCCGCAGGATCTGGTGGTCTATGGCGGCATTGGCAAGGCCGCGCGCAACTGGGAGTGCTTCGACGCGATTCTCGACTGCCTGCGCCGCCTGGGCGAAGACGAGTCGCTGCTCGTGCAGTCGGGCAAGCCCGTCGGGGTATTCCGCACCCATGCCGATGCGCCGCGTGTGCTGATCGCCAACTCGAACCTGGTGCCGCACTGGGCAAACTGGGACAAGTTCAACGAACTCGATCGCGCCGGGCTGATGATGTACGGTCAGATGACTGCTGGCTCGTGGATCTACATCGGCACGCAGGGCATCGTGCAGGGCACGTTCGAGACCTTTGCCGAAGCAGGCAACCAGCACTACAACGGCGACCTGACCGGCAAGTGGATCCTGACCGCTGGCCTGGGCGGGATGGGTGGCGCGCAGCCGCTGGCCGGCGTGCTGGCCGGTGCTTGTGTGCTGGCGATCGAATGCCAGGAATCGCGCATCGATTTCCGCATCCGCACGCGCTATCTCGACAAGAAGGCCACCACGCTCGATGAAGCGCTGGCGATGATTGCCGAGGCCACGAAAAATGGCCAGGCGATCTCGGTGGGGCTGCTCGGCAATGCCGCAGAGATCGTGCCGGAACTGGTGCGTCGCGCGCAGGCCGGCGGTATGCGGCCGGACATCGTCACCGACCAGACTTCCGCCCATGATCTCGTCAATGGCTACCTGCCAGAGGGCTGGACCGTGGCGCAATGGGAGGACCTGCGCCAGCGCGATCCAAAGGCCGTGGAAGCGGCCGCGCGTACGTCGATCGTCAAGCATGTGGAGGCGATGCTCGCGTTCCAGCAGATGGGCGTGCCCACGCTCGACTACGGCAACAACATCCGTCAGGTGGCGTTCGACGAAGGCGTGAAGAACGCCTTCGATTTCCCCGGCTTCGTGCCGGCGTATATCCGTCCGCTGTTTTGCCGCGGCAAGGGGCCGTTCCGCTGGGTGGCGCTCTCCGGCGACCCCGAGGATATCTACAAGACCGACGCCAAGATGAAGGAACTGTTCCCGGAGGACAAGCACCTGCACCGCTGGCTCGACATGGCGCGCGACCGCATCGCGTTCCAGGGCTTGCCCGCGCGCATCTGCTGGGTTGGTCTCGACGAGCGCCATCGCGCGGGCCTGGCCTTCAATGAAATGGTGAAGTCTGGCGAACTGAAGGCGCCCGTCGTGATCGGCCGCGATCACCTCGACTGCGGCTCGGTGGCATCACCGAACCGCGAGACGGAGGCGATGCGTGACGGCTCCGACGCCGTGTCTGATTGGCCACTGCTCAACGCGCTGCTGAACACGGCTGGCGGCGCCACGTGGGTCAGCCTGCATCACGGCGGCGGTGTTGGCATGGGCTTCTCGCAACATGCTGGCGTGGTGATCGTTTGCGATGGTACGGACGCCGCGGCCAAGCGCATCGAACGCGTGCTGTGGAACGATCCTGCCACCGGTGTGATGCGTCATGCCGATGCCGGCTACGAATCCGCCATCGAATGCGCGAAGGAAAAGGGACTGAATCTGCCGATGGTGAACCGTACATGA
- the hutI gene encoding imidazolonepropionase, which translates to MKFNEAPSADGVWHHCHLLPAADPAQAIRDGAIVVEQGRIAWLGAFAALPDVYRHLPRHDANGAWITPGLVDCHTHLVYGGQRADEFAMRLAGASYEEIARAGGGIVSTVRATREADEATLFAQASARLEPLLAEGVTAIEIKSGYGLSLEAERKQLRVARQLGETYGVAVHTTFLGAHALPPEYAGRADAYIELVCETMLPALAAEGLVDAVDAFCEGIGFSIAQTTRVFEAAARHGLPVKLHAEQLSNLGGAALAARHKAISADHLEHLDEAGVVAMAEAGTVAVLLPGAYYFLRDTQLPPLALLRKHGVPMAISTDHNPGTSPTTSLLLMMNMGCTIFRMTVPEVLAGVTTHAARALGAADRHGLLAVDRAADFVLWQVASPAELAYWFGRNPCAAVVRRGRVFRKGEGWQR; encoded by the coding sequence ATGAAATTCAACGAAGCGCCGTCAGCCGACGGCGTCTGGCATCACTGCCATCTGCTGCCCGCCGCCGATCCGGCGCAGGCGATTCGTGATGGCGCCATCGTCGTCGAGCAGGGCCGCATCGCATGGCTCGGCGCATTCGCCGCGCTGCCCGACGTATATCGCCATTTGCCGCGGCACGACGCCAACGGCGCGTGGATCACGCCAGGACTGGTCGATTGCCATACCCATCTGGTCTATGGCGGGCAGCGTGCCGACGAGTTCGCGATGCGGCTGGCCGGCGCAAGCTACGAAGAGATTGCGCGCGCGGGAGGCGGCATTGTGTCCACGGTGCGCGCCACGCGCGAGGCGGACGAAGCCACGCTGTTCGCGCAGGCGTCCGCGCGGCTCGAGCCGCTGCTCGCGGAAGGCGTGACCGCGATCGAGATCAAGTCGGGCTATGGCCTGTCGCTGGAAGCTGAACGCAAGCAGTTGCGTGTGGCGCGCCAGCTTGGCGAGACCTATGGCGTCGCCGTCCATACGACGTTCCTTGGCGCTCATGCGCTGCCACCCGAGTACGCCGGCCGCGCCGACGCGTACATCGAGCTGGTCTGCGAGACGATGCTGCCGGCGCTGGCTGCGGAAGGGCTTGTCGATGCGGTCGACGCGTTCTGTGAGGGCATTGGCTTCTCGATCGCGCAGACCACGCGCGTGTTCGAGGCCGCCGCGCGCCACGGCCTGCCGGTCAAGCTCCATGCCGAGCAACTGAGCAACCTGGGCGGCGCGGCGCTGGCAGCGCGCCACAAGGCGATCTCGGCCGATCACCTCGAGCATCTCGACGAGGCCGGTGTGGTGGCGATGGCCGAAGCGGGTACCGTGGCCGTGCTCCTGCCCGGGGCGTACTATTTCCTGCGTGATACGCAACTGCCGCCGCTGGCGCTGCTGCGCAAGCATGGCGTGCCGATGGCGATCTCGACCGATCACAATCCAGGTACGTCGCCCACCACCTCGCTGCTGCTGATGATGAACATGGGCTGCACGATATTCCGCATGACGGTGCCCGAGGTGCTGGCCGGTGTGACGACACACGCGGCGCGCGCGCTCGGCGCGGCCGACCGGCATGGCCTGCTGGCGGTGGATCGCGCCGCCGATTTCGTGCTGTGGCAGGTCGCGTCGCCGGCCGAGCTTGCGTACTGGTTCGGCCGCAATCCATGCGCCGCCGTCGTGCGGCGAGGGCGGGTATTCCGCAAGGGAGAAGGTTGGCAACGATGA
- the hutG gene encoding N-formylglutamate deformylase — protein sequence MSFTTDIPAFTLHRGTRPLLVSMPHVGTHLPAKLAERLTPEARTVPDTDWHMDRVYECARELGASILMATHSRYVIDLNRPPDNQNLYPGQDTTGLCPVDTFDKTPIYADGTNGPDDAEVALRRGAVWHPYHNALQEELARLRAEHGTIGLWEAHSIRSMLPRFFEGKLPDFNLGTADGKSCDAGLAAELIAIADAVPNHTAVLNGRFKGGYITRQYGNPAQGVHAVQLEQTQSSYMEEVYPFAYSEAKAAAIQPAIRKMLETMLAFVEAR from the coding sequence ATGTCCTTCACCACCGATATCCCCGCTTTCACCCTGCATCGCGGCACACGCCCGCTGCTGGTGTCGATGCCGCACGTTGGCACCCATCTTCCCGCGAAACTGGCCGAGCGCCTGACGCCAGAGGCCCGCACCGTGCCGGACACCGACTGGCACATGGATCGCGTCTATGAATGCGCGCGCGAACTGGGCGCGTCGATCCTGATGGCCACGCACTCGCGCTATGTCATCGACCTGAACCGCCCGCCCGATAACCAGAATCTGTACCCGGGCCAGGACACCACGGGCCTGTGCCCGGTCGATACGTTCGACAAGACGCCGATCTACGCCGATGGCACGAACGGGCCGGACGATGCGGAAGTCGCGCTGCGCCGTGGCGCAGTCTGGCACCCGTACCACAACGCGTTGCAGGAAGAGCTGGCGCGTCTGCGTGCCGAGCATGGGACGATTGGCCTCTGGGAAGCGCATTCGATCCGCTCGATGCTGCCGCGCTTTTTCGAAGGCAAGCTGCCGGATTTCAACCTGGGCACGGCCGATGGCAAGAGCTGTGATGCTGGCCTGGCAGCCGAACTGATCGCGATCGCCGACGCGGTGCCGAACCATACCGCGGTGCTCAATGGCCGCTTCAAGGGCGGGTATATCACGCGCCAGTATGGCAACCCGGCACAGGGCGTGCACGCGGTCCAGCTTGAGCAGACGCAGTCGTCCTACATGGAAGAGGTGTACCCGTTCGCGTACAGCGAGGCCAAGGCCGCCGCGATCCAGCCCGCTATCCGCAAGATGCTGGAGACGATGCTGGCGTTTGTCGAAGCGCGCTGA